A window of the Candidatus Deferrimicrobiaceae bacterium genome harbors these coding sequences:
- the nuoK gene encoding NADH-quinone oxidoreductase subunit NuoK has protein sequence MALDKMLVIGAALFCCGLYTILTRRNAVAVLMGVELVLNAANINFVAFSHYGSRLIGGQIFAVFVIVLAAAEAAVALAIFLRLFATTGTVEVDTADHLR, from the coding sequence ATGGCCCTGGACAAGATGCTGGTCATCGGCGCGGCGCTCTTCTGCTGCGGGCTGTACACGATCCTGACGCGGCGCAACGCGGTGGCCGTCCTCATGGGGGTGGAGCTGGTCCTGAACGCCGCCAACATCAATTTCGTGGCGTTTTCGCACTATGGATCCCGGTTGATCGGCGGGCAGATCTTCGCCGTCTTCGTCATCGTGCTCGCGGCCGCCGAGGCGGCCGTCGCGCTGGCCATCTTCCTGCGGCTGTTCGCCACGACGGGCACCGTGGAAGTGGACACCGCCGACCATCTCCGG
- a CDS encoding NADH-quinone oxidoreductase subunit J — translation MKGPADLVFYVLAALTVGSAILVATLPNIIYAAVALLFTFFGVAGLYVLVSADFLAATQVLVYVGGILVLIMFAVFLSNRISSVKLSNPVHFRLPAAAICLALFGVLAHTAVSPVFLLKPQVTYQPTTAEIGELLMTRYLLPFEVASVLLLAALIGAALLSRPDRSDLRRPDMEEPK, via the coding sequence ATGAAGGGACCGGCGGATCTGGTCTTCTACGTGCTGGCGGCCCTGACGGTGGGGTCGGCGATTCTCGTGGCGACCCTTCCGAACATCATCTACGCCGCAGTGGCGCTTCTGTTCACCTTCTTCGGGGTAGCGGGCCTGTACGTGCTCGTTTCCGCCGACTTCCTGGCGGCCACGCAGGTGCTCGTGTACGTCGGGGGGATCCTCGTGCTGATCATGTTCGCGGTCTTTTTGTCGAACCGGATCTCCTCCGTCAAGCTTTCCAACCCGGTCCATTTCCGGCTGCCCGCGGCGGCGATCTGCCTCGCCCTGTTCGGCGTGCTGGCGCACACGGCGGTATCCCCGGTGTTCCTCCTGAAGCCGCAGGTCACGTACCAGCCGACCACCGCAGAGATCGGCGAGCTTCTGATGACCCGCTACCTGCTTCCGTTCGAGGTCGCCTCCGTGCTGCTGCTCGCCGCCCTCATCGGCGCGGCGCTCCTGTCGCGGCCGGACCGGTCCGATCTCCGCAGACCCGACATGGAGGAGCCGAAGTAG